In Rhipicephalus sanguineus isolate Rsan-2018 unplaced genomic scaffold, BIME_Rsan_1.4 Seq5915, whole genome shotgun sequence, one DNA window encodes the following:
- the LOC119377865 gene encoding uncharacterized protein LOC119377865: MDATTSDRPMIGAEGIATVQIHLPSFLPQNPAAWFTHVEAIFALRRITSQQAKYCHAVSALSTEVVAEFHDLVCTPHETTPYDHFKTTVLQRKSVSVRRRLQQLLNEEELGDRRPSELLRRMQQLLSGCKLDVNSPLLRELFFQRLPQNVVLALAAAPDDLPLDKLAEQADRVADYAVGGTVATASSVPLSQLEDRQSRLEQLIDDLAETS, translated from the coding sequence ATGGACGCGACCACAAGCGACAGACCGATGATCGGCGCAGAGGGCATCGCCACGGTGCAGATTCACCTGCCGTCGTTTTTGCCCCAGAATCCTGCAGCCTGGTTCACGCACGTGGAGGCCATCTTTGCCCTTCGGCGCATTACCTCGCAACAAGCGAAGTATTGCCACGCTGTCTCCGCGCTCTCAACGGAAGTGGTTGCAGAGTTTCACGACCTGGTGTGCACGCCCCATGAAACCACACCTTATGACCactttaaaacgacggtgctgcaaCGCAAGTCTGTGTCTGTGCGCAGGCGTCTCCAGCAGCTTCTCAACGAAGAGGAGCTCGGCGACCGGCGACCGTCAGAACTGCTACGTCGCATGCAGCAGCTTCTCAGTGGCTGTAAGTTGGATGTAAACAGCCCGCTGCTGCGAGAACTGTTTTTCCAGCGCCTGCCACAGAATGTAGTCCTTGCCTTGGCTGCCGCACCTGACGACCTGCCCCTCGACAAGCTGGCGGAGCAGGCCGATCGCGTCGCTGACTATGCAGTAGGAGGTACTGTGGCTACGGCATCTAGCGTTCCGTTGTCGCAACTCGAGGACCGGCAGTCTCGCCTGGAGCAACTGATCGACGACCTCGCCGAGACTAGTTAA
- the LOC119377866 gene encoding uncharacterized protein LOC119377866, protein MARQARSSWAEDLPLVLLGIRSSFKEDLGCTTAELVYGTTLRMPGEFVASASVATPDPDSYAQQLRFLFSRLRPCPSRDASSTDVFVSKDMATASHVFVRREGIRPSLTPPYDGPFKVLRRTEKTVTIELNGREEVVALDRVKPA, encoded by the coding sequence ATGGCTCGCCAGGCTCGTTCGTCTTGGGCTGAAGATCTTCCTCTCGTCCTGCTTGGCATCCGCTCGTCTTTCAAGGAAGACCTCGGCTGCACAACGGCGGAGTTGGTCTACGGTACAACGTTGCGTATGCCTGGTGAATTTGTCGCGTCAGCTAGTGTCGCTACGCCCGATCCAGACAGTTACGCTCAACAGCTTCGCTTCCTATTTTCTCGCCTGCGTCCTTGCCCTAGTCGGGATGCATCATCGACTGATGTTTttgtcagcaaggacatggctacaGCGAGCCACGTTTTCGTCCGGCGTGAAGGAATTCGACCATCCCTTACGCCTCCCTACGACGGCCCGTTCAAGGTGCTCAGGCGGACAGAAAAAACTGTTACCATCGAGCTCAACGGGCGGGAAGAAGTCGTCGCTCTGGACAGAGTCAAACCCGCCTAG